From the Paenibacillus sp. R14(2021) genome, the window TAACGTTTATTACAGTACGACAAGCAACGGGAAGTTCAAAAAAATCGGGTCAACGAACGAAGCGCGGTTTGAGTACGTATCCCCGCTGACCAGCGGCTACTTCCAAGTTACCGCGGTCAACGATACCGGTGAATCGGCAGCTTCCGAGCCAGTCAGCATTCAATAAGCACGGCAAAGAACCGTCCGGCCCATCGCAATGATGGATACCGGACGGTTCTTTGCTTGCCGCTTGCCGCTTGCCGCTTGCGCTAGTCTTCGATTGTCGACAAATCGCCTGTCGGCAAGTTCAGTTCCCATGCCTTCAGCACGCGGCGCATAATCTTGCCGCTGCGCGTCTTCGGCAGCTTATCTTTAAATTCGATTTCTCGCGGCGCAGCATGCGCGGAGAGGCCTTCTTTTACAAACTTCGCAATATCGGTCTTCAGCTCTTCCGACGGCGTATAGCCTTCACGGAGCGCTACAAACGCTTTGATGATTTCACCGCGCATCGGGTCTGGCTTGCCGATGACGCCCGCTTCGGCGACAGCCGGATGCTCGACCAGCTTGCTCTCGACTTCGAAAGGACCTACGCGCTCCCCTGCTGTATTGATTACATCGTCAATACGGCCTTGGAACCAGAAGTATCCGTCCTCATCGAGATATGCGGAATCTCCTGAGATGTACCAGCCTGGAATACGGAAATATTCATCGTATTTCGCCGGATTATTCCACACTTTGCGCATCATGGACGGCCAAGGCGCTTTAATGGCCAGATTGCCCATTTGGTAAGGTGCCAGCTCATTGCCGTTGTCGTCGATAATGGCCGCTTGCACGCCTGGGATTGGCTTACCCATCGAACCCGGCTTAATATCCATGCTCGGGTAGTTGCAGATGAGCTGGGCGCCGGTTTCCGTCATCCACCAGGTATCATGAATCCGCTGGTCATAAACTTTAAGTCCCCAGCGAACAACCTCGGGATTAAGCGGCTCGCCGACACTGAGCACATGGCGAAGACTGGAGAGGTTGAACTGCTGCACCACATCGTCGCCTGCGCCCATCAGCATGCGGAAGGCCGTCGGCGCACTGTACCATACGGTAACGCCATAGCGCTCAATCGTCTTATACCAGTCCTGCGGACTGAAGCGGCCGCCGCGAATAACGTTCGTCGCTCCATTCAGCCACGGCGCGAATATTCCGTAAGAGGTGCCCGTCACCCAACCTGGGTCGGCCGTACACCAGTAGACATCATTCGGCTGCAGGTCCAGGACGACCCGGCCCGTAAAATAATGCTGAATCATGGCATTCTGCACGTGAAAGACGCCTTTCGGCTTGCCGGTGGAACCGGATGTATAGTGAATCAGCAGTCCGTCTTCGCGGCCCAGCCACTCGATATCGGCCTGCTCCGAGGCTGCTGCCATTTCGGCTTTGAAATCGACGATGCCCTCGCCCGGCTGAACGTCATCTCCGTAGACGATGATATGCTTCAGGTTCGGAAGCTCGCTGCGCGGAATACGCGAGAGCAGCGCCGGCGTCGTGACAATTGCGACTGCGCCGCTATCCTGCAAGCGGTCTCTTACGGCTGTTTCCATAAACGCTTCGAACAGCGGGCCGACGACAGCGCCTACCTTCAATGCGCCCAGCAAAGCAAAGTAAAGCTCAGGTGTGCGCGGCATAAAAATAAACACGCGTTCGCCTTTCCCGATACCCAAGCCGCGAAGCACGTTCGCAAAGCGATTGGATTGCTTGGAGAGCTCTTGGAACGTGTAGGACTCGTCTCTGACGGCATCGCTATAATAGAGTGCAATTTTGTCGCCCCGTCCTTCTGCAACATGACGGTCGATTGCTTCAAAGGCCATGTTGACCTTACCTGTTTCGTGCCAGGAAAACTGCTGTTCAAGCTGTTCAAAACTGAATTGTTCATAGGTTTCTTCGTAGTTCGTCATGTTGGAGCCGGATGCCGCTGCCGGTACCCGTTCTTGATGCATATTCAACATTGTCCATCATCCTCCTACCCATTGTACGACCATGTTTTCTATGTCCATACGAATACGCTTACAATTATAGCATGCCAGATGTTGTTGGACCATGCTTTTCATTCCAACTTTTTTTTGCTATAAGTAGGTTAGAACGCGAAGGGAGCCACCCGCTTTGGAGCATCGCAAAGTAACGCAAACGGAATTTCTACCCTTTCAAAATCGGGAAATTAGAATAGAAGGCCCCCTCCCCGCCGAAGCGCTGCATGGGCTTGAATTGCACGCGCAGCTGGATGCCTTCCGCAGACCCGCCGAACAGTTCAAGGCGCTGATTGAGATTGCAGAGCTTCCCGAGGGCCGGATTATCGCGGCAAGGGACGGCGATACCATCGTCGGTTACGTTACCTTCCATTATCCCGATGAATTGGAGCGGTGGTCGGAGGGCGGGATGATGGATTTGATCGAGCTCGGCGCCGTTGAAGTCTCCGATGATTACCGCGGACTCGGTCTGGCCAAACGAATGATACAGCTTGCATTCGCACAGCAGCAGCTGGAGAATGTCATCGTCTATACGACGGAGTATTATTGGCATTGGGATCTTGAGGGCACCGGACTCAGCGTCTGGGATTACAGAAGCATGATGGAGAATTTAATGAAAACGGCAGGCATGGTATGGTTCGCCACCGACGATCCCGAGATATGCGCACATCCCGCCAATTGCCTCATGGTTCGAATCGGCAGAGAAGTGCCGCTCAGCTCCGTTGAACAATTCGACCGCGTCCGCTTCAGGCAGCGGTTCATGTATTAGAAGCAGACATGCAGCATTAGTAGAAAGGCAGTTGAAGCAGCATGGCGGCAAATGCCGTATTCATTCATCACCCCGCCGCGGAGCGGTATGAATTAGCTTCGGAGCATCCCTTTAATCCGATTCGGCTGACGGCGGCGCGGCACTTGCTCGAAACCGCCGGGGCGCTTGAGCCTTCATCGATCGTCATGCCCGCGCCAGCAGGCGATGAACTGCTGCAGCTTGTGCACAGGGCGGATTACGTGCAAGCCGTGAACCGTCTCAGCACCAGTCAACCGCTTGCGGAAGCGGCCGCACAAGCCGAACGGTACGGGTTAGGCACAGAGGATACACCTTATTTTGCAGGCATGAACGAGGCAGCGGCGGCCATCGTCGGCGGCTCTGTACATGCCGCCGATCTGGT encodes:
- the acsA gene encoding acetate--CoA ligase encodes the protein MLNMHQERVPAAASGSNMTNYEETYEQFSFEQLEQQFSWHETGKVNMAFEAIDRHVAEGRGDKIALYYSDAVRDESYTFQELSKQSNRFANVLRGLGIGKGERVFIFMPRTPELYFALLGALKVGAVVGPLFEAFMETAVRDRLQDSGAVAIVTTPALLSRIPRSELPNLKHIIVYGDDVQPGEGIVDFKAEMAAASEQADIEWLGREDGLLIHYTSGSTGKPKGVFHVQNAMIQHYFTGRVVLDLQPNDVYWCTADPGWVTGTSYGIFAPWLNGATNVIRGGRFSPQDWYKTIERYGVTVWYSAPTAFRMLMGAGDDVVQQFNLSSLRHVLSVGEPLNPEVVRWGLKVYDQRIHDTWWMTETGAQLICNYPSMDIKPGSMGKPIPGVQAAIIDDNGNELAPYQMGNLAIKAPWPSMMRKVWNNPAKYDEYFRIPGWYISGDSAYLDEDGYFWFQGRIDDVINTAGERVGPFEVESKLVEHPAVAEAGVIGKPDPMRGEIIKAFVALREGYTPSEELKTDIAKFVKEGLSAHAAPREIEFKDKLPKTRSGKIMRRVLKAWELNLPTGDLSTIED
- a CDS encoding GNAT family N-acetyltransferase codes for the protein MEHRKVTQTEFLPFQNREIRIEGPLPAEALHGLELHAQLDAFRRPAEQFKALIEIAELPEGRIIAARDGDTIVGYVTFHYPDELERWSEGGMMDLIELGAVEVSDDYRGLGLAKRMIQLAFAQQQLENVIVYTTEYYWHWDLEGTGLSVWDYRSMMENLMKTAGMVWFATDDPEICAHPANCLMVRIGREVPLSSVEQFDRVRFRQRFMY